CTATTTCGAGAGTCCCTGTGTGTTTCGGATTAAACGGATCAGATACGTCGTATTGCAACATTTCCCCGGTACCCCAACAAGAGACATACAGGAACCGGTCATCCAATGAGAGGATGTGATCAGTAACAAGCGCAGGTATCATCCCAATATCTTTTAAGGCAGGTGGTAAGGCATCCGGATTGTCAGGCACCTGTGCGGGAATATCAATAATCTTTTGAATGCCCCAATCGTCTCCATCTTTGTACCACGTCCAAATGGAACTCGACAGATCGTTCATATTAAGCACGGCATTGACAAACCCATACGCCTTGGTTGGATCATGTGCTGGACGTAACTCCAAAATCATCTGATAATCGTCGCCCAAATCCAACGTCTGGATGTTCTTCCGATGCCGAATGTCCCAGATATGGATCTTATGTCCGAACTTGCGCTCACCTAAATCTTCAAGGCTTACGCCGTTTTCAATCATCGCCGGGGTTCCCCACTCACTGGTAACGGCAATGTCGTAACCCAAGTGCCACCAGAAATCGTAAGAGAGGGATTGAGAACCGCGTTCCACTTCCCACTGCCCCAGAATATTGAAGTTGTAGTGATCCATGAGGAAGACACCGCCAGGCCCTTCCTCCGAACCGGCTGAAGCCAAAGCACTCACATAGATGCCTTCGGGTCCACAATGCACTGTATGCGGACGGGTATATCCGGATCGGTTTTCAACTTCATCAGCTGTCAAAGTTTTAACAAGCTCGGGTGACTTCGGGTCGTCTTTGATATCAAGAATATAGATGTGAGACCCGCGCAATGCTGGCACGACGAGATAGCGGCGTTCTACATACGGATGCGGGGCATACGGACAGAGGGCTGCACTACAGGCGTTCCACCCAAAGTGGTGGATTTCGTCGCGAACCCCAAGCTCCAATCTATTAATAATCTGTCCATAAGTATCAGACGCTTCGTTGAGATCCACAACACACATAGCGTCGGGTTTGCCGTCATCACGAGGCGCAGCGACATAAGCGAGTTCTTCGGCAGGTGCTTCAATCGCCATTTTGGGTGATGGGTAAAAAGTTGGGTCAGGTTTCCATTGTTGTAACAAAGTTATATCTCCTTTTTTCTTTTTTTACTGTGACATATTTGCATCATTTTTCGCGCGGTCAAGCCAACCCGGAAGTCTAATATCTTCGGATAACTTCCACGCCGTCAAATAGAGTGAAGCCGTCCAACGCACCGATTCACGCGCTCGATCATTTGTGAAATCAACCAATGCGGGGGTCGGGTCTTTCAAGTTTTGCCAGTCACCGGCAAGTTCGTAAACGCCGTCTACTAAACTGAATCCCGCTTGAACCTGTTTTATTATTGCTGGCATTAAATCACCAACGGCTTCGATCTGTTGTGCCTTCGCGAGTTCCGCTGGATCCATTTTCAACATCTCAATTGCTGAATCGACTTTCTCATGGATACCGGCGTGCAGGCGTGTTCCGTCCTCTTGCTTAATCCCATCAAAATGAATGGTTAGGTGCAAAGGTTGACACATATCTTGGGCATAGTGCGCGAGGAAGCCAGCATAGAGAAAGCATTTATGCTGAATCATCGGATTGTCGGGCCATTTGCGATACTCTGCGAAAGCGACAGCGAGTCGTTCTGTCCATTCCGCGAGTGCGTAGGGCAGTGTGCCGATGGTTCGCGGTGCAATCCCTAACTCTGCACATAATTTAATATGTGCCTCGCGCCCCTCTGGAATCGGGTGGTCTTTTAGCAATTCTATATCAATGTAGTGTTCGCCGTATTCAGCCTGCCTTGCGTGTGGTGTGCCACGCTCTTTGGATATGTCTGGATCGTAGACACAGTGAGCGACCATTTTTTCAGCAGATCGGAAAAATTCGGGCATCTCTTCGGGCAGTGCTTTGACTGCTGCTTGTGTGAGGATATCGTGTCCGCCACCCCACCATGCCCACGCAGGGGTGGTAAGGAGTATTGAAAATAGAATAAGGATATTATAGAAACGTTTCATAATTCTCCTTTTGTTGTTAGTCTACCGCCAGATATTCTGCAGGACTCGCTTCCTCCCATTGGAACTGGAGTTCGGCGGTCTCATGAGGCTTAAACGATGTCGCAACTGTCTCTACAGCGGGTCCGACGATGTCGATTTTGTCAAGATCTGCGATGCCATAGCCCATTTCATTTGCGTAATGGAACAGCCCAATCTCTAAGGGTTCAAAACCCATCGCTTTTGTCGTGGCTGCGTCAGCTGCGAACACATCTCCGCTCGCAATCGCGATCCCGAGGGGAACAGAATCGGTGCCACCGGGTCCATTGCCTTGTAACCCAACGGTACCATCAACAATAGCGATATCGGGTTTAAGGTGACGTGAGAGACGAAGTAGGTTGATATTGAGCGTCTGCGCTTCGCGTGGAAGCACTCGATCTGCGTGACTGTGGTAGCCGTGCATTTTTATCCGATCTTCCTTATGCAAGGTACCCATAATCATATTCTTCATGGCGAGTGTCACTACACCAGCATCGTGTGTTTTCGCGATAGCAACAGAGATCGTGCAGGGGCAATCGAGGACTATCTTCGGCATCCGCACAGTATCTTCGTTACGTTCAGCAAGAAAAACCGTGGTTTCTACCCATTCGGTTTCCTGATGCAAATCCACGAGTCGGATCGGTAGATCGTACTCGGCTTGAAGTGCCTCATACCCGAAAACTTGGAATGCCTCACCGGAGAACGCTTCATTTGCGCCCTCAGCAACAATTATCTCTTTTGGCGGATGTGGAGTACTCAGCAGAAAATCAATCGCCCCGCGCATGGCATCAACGTGCGATGAGGCGAGTTGATTCGTGCTGGAGAGAAAATTCGGTTTTAACAGGACCTGCTCACCGACTTTTGGTGTAAGTTCATCCCGTATATTGTCCAACGCCTCAAAAACGTTAGAGCGTCGCCTGCCGGTTTTGGCAAGCCCAACTTTCGTACCCATCGGTCCCTCCTTACCTTATTGCTTATTGTTAGTGTCCTAATCCTCAATGTTCTTCACCAAATCAAAAACCCAATTTTGACAGGTGTCCCTACCCGTTACTGGGAGGGGAAAATCGGGACAGGAACCTAATTGTTAAAAAATCAATCAAGAATTTGTCGTAGAAATCCCTCGCGTTTTTCTAATAATGTGTTCGCGTCCGTTGGATTCAGTCCTTTCGCGAGCATTACAATGGCGAGTTTGGCGCGACCGTCTGCCCGTGCTAATGCTTCCTCAGCCACCGCAGCATCAACCCCAGTGACGGCTTGGACAATTCGGATGCTCCGCGCCACCAATTTCGTGTTAGAGGCGTGGACATCTACCATCAGGTTGTTATAGATCTTACCGAGTTTAATCATAGAAACAGTCGTCAACATGTTCAGAATCAGTTTTGTGGCTGTTCCTGCTTTCAATCGGGTTGAGCCAGCGATAATCTCAGGTCCGACAATGGGTGTTATGAAATGCGTTACCCAGTCCTTCGATTCCTCAGGCGGTGGAACACAGCAGAGGAATATGGTTGTCGCGCCAATGGTGTGTGCCTCCCTCAAAGCCCCTATAACGTAAGGGGTTTGTCCACTGCTTGCAATTCCAACGAGCACATCTTGTGATGTGAGGTGTCGCTCTCGGACAGTGCGTGCACCGCTTTCAGGCTTATCTTCTTCACCTTCTACTGAACGACGTAACGCAATGTCCCCACCGGCAATTATCCCTTGGACCATCTCTGGCGGCGTACTAAAGGTCGGTGGACATTCAGAGGCATCCAATACCCCAAGTCTACCACTCGTGCCCGCGCCTACATAAAATAGCCTGCCACCGGTGCGGAATGCAGCAACACATAATTCGATAGCGTGTGCAATCGCTTCCGATTCTGCTTCTACTGCCTCAATCGCTTTCCGATCTTCTTCGTGAAAAATTCGGATGATTTCTGACGTTGACTTCAAATCAATATCAAGAGAATTCAGGTTTTGCTGTTCCGTTGTTTTAATTATACCTTGCGGATTTTTTAATTATGCCTTGCGGGAGAACTATGTGCATTAAAACTTTAACGTGCGCCCCTTAAATCCGCCCTCCATTTTATTACGGGCTAACGTTTTTGAAATTTTTTAAAAACGGAAACCTATTGATCTGACCCAGTGCCCTTCTATAAACTCGCTTGTGCTAACAACACAGCACCATACGCAGGCTCATGTTTTGGGAGTTGCACCGATGCCTGTGGTTGAATCCTCGCAAACCGGTGGCGGAGTTTATCAGCGAACATCGTTTGATGAATAAGGTTACCACCACTGAGAACAATATCAAACGGTTCTGTGAATTCCAGCTGTTCAATTACACTCACTGCGGCACAAACGAGTTCATCAGCAGCCTTGTCAACAATACGTTCTGCAACCGCGTCCGCTGTTCGGGCAGTATCAAACACCGCCTCTGCCAACTGGGCAATTGTATCTCGACTCGCGGCATGCACCCAGCGAATCAGTTCGCTCGGTTCGTTGAGTTCAATTCTATTGAGGATTTGATCTGTCAAGTCGGTTTGGACATCTCTGCCATCAGCGGCACGGGCAACGGATTGGAGTCCTTTTATAGCAACGTCGTAACCGCTCCCTTCGTCTCCAAGGAGATATCCCCAACCACTCGCGCGTGCTTCTCTACCATCGGTGTTGATGCCGTAGACAATCGCACCCGTTCCAGAGATGACAATGACACCTTCCTGTTTCCCCGTGCCACCCACGAGAGCGATATGTGCGTCGTGGGTCAAAATCCGATTCTGATAGATGCCAAGTTCGTCACAAATCCGTCCAATCACTTCTCGGTCTGCCGCGCGTCCCAAACCAGCCATACCCAAACAGCACCGGACAGCACTTCCTGATGGAACGCCTGCTTTTTTGTAAAGTTCCGCGATGAGGTCTTCCAAAACTGCTTGCGTTTTCGCTTCGCCAACGACGTGGTAGTTTGCGGGTCCTGCTTCCGCTTGTGCGAGGCGTTGCCCCGTTCCTGTTGCCAGAATACCGATCGTTTTCGTGCCGCCGCCATCAATTCCAATGATGTACATGATACTTTGGATAATACCTCTATGATAACTTGACAATTCGGCTTACATCCTCTATAATGTAATTTACACGATTTAGCAAATAGTTGCAATAAAATTTTTATCGGTAGGTGTGTCAAAATGCAGAATAAAAACTACATCGCGCTCATGATTTTATGTGGAAGCCTTGTGTACCTCGGTTGCTCCCAAGATACGGTGCAATTTGAATGGCGACAACTTGAAAGCGGGACGGGTGAGCATCTTTACGGCGTCCATTTTATAGACACGAAACACGGATGGGCAGTCGGCACTGGTGGAACAGTGCTCTCTACGGTTGACGGTGGAAGTTCTTGGAAAGCCGCTGCGATCTCGAAGGACACACTGACGCAGGTTAGTTTCGCGACGCCAAACAACGGTTGGACTGTCGGCATTGGACAGGTGCATTACACGGGCAGCGGGGGTGCCTCATGGAACTTGCAACATCAAGCACGCGGCACCGGTAAGACCCGACCCGGCATCTTGGATTTACATTTCGCTAACACGACGCATGGCTGGGCTGTTGGCGGAAAAGGAACAGTGCTCAAAACAGAAAATGGTGGAAGCCGTTGGGAAAATCAAAGGGATCTGTCAGATAAACACTTATGGAGTGTATATTTTGTTGATCCAGCACACGGATGGATTGTTGGCGAAGAGGGTGAAATTCTCCATACCCAAGATGGTGGAAACCGATGGATTCAACAGCGAAGTAACGCCGAGCAGCCTTTATTCGCTGTCCATTTTGTAAATGTGACGCACGGATGGGTTGTTGGGACAAACGGCTTGATTCTCCATACCATTGATAGCGGAATGACATGGGTTCGGCAGAGAGTCCCTGTAAATCAGACCCTACGCGACATCGCCTTCCGAGACGAGAAACGCGGGTGGGCAGTTGGTGAAAAAGGTCTAATCCTCCATACAACAGACGGCGGCAATACGTGGAATCGCTATCCCACACCGGCTCAGCATAACTTGCAGGCTATCTATCTTCAGAAAAATGCCGGTTGGATTGTCGGTGCGAAAGGCACTATCCTGAGAGGGCACTAAGACTGAGTTTTTATGTCCACAATTTGTGAATCCAAATAGAGAGACATAGCACAATTCCACTGATAGCAATCGTATTTTGAGTGATCGGTGAGCAACGGGTCCAAGCGTTTTTTAACCACATCGGAAAGAATGCCGATCCAATAGCCAATCCAATAATTAAATAAGAAAACGGATGGTAACGCCATGCGTCTGCGAAATGTCCGTGTGTTAAAACAATACATGCCCGCGTCATTCCACACCCAGGGCATGGAATATCGGTTACTGAATGAAGTATACACGGAACCAATGAGACCTCTGCTGGTGACATTCCTGAAATTGTGGTGTAAATCCCTACTACACCCAATCCGATAAGAAAGAAACGAGCGAGAAATATATGGTTAAACATTAAGGGGTTCTTTCGTAGAGTTTGTTGATCTGGTACTGTTGAATAGCGAGTGAAGCAACACCAATACCGAAAATCGCTAACAGAACGCAAATGATAGGCA
The genomic region above belongs to Candidatus Poribacteria bacterium and contains:
- a CDS encoding DUF362 domain-containing protein, which translates into the protein MGTKVGLAKTGRRRSNVFEALDNIRDELTPKVGEQVLLKPNFLSSTNQLASSHVDAMRGAIDFLLSTPHPPKEIIVAEGANEAFSGEAFQVFGYEALQAEYDLPIRLVDLHQETEWVETTVFLAERNEDTVRMPKIVLDCPCTISVAIAKTHDAGVVTLAMKNMIMGTLHKEDRIKMHGYHSHADRVLPREAQTLNINLLRLSRHLKPDIAIVDGTVGLQGNGPGGTDSVPLGIAIASGDVFAADAATTKAMGFEPLEIGLFHYANEMGYGIADLDKIDIVGPAVETVATSFKPHETAELQFQWEEASPAEYLAVD
- a CDS encoding DUF2752 domain-containing protein, giving the protein MFNHIFLARFFLIGLGVVGIYTTISGMSPAEVSLVPCILHSVTDIPCPGCGMTRACIVLTHGHFADAWRYHPFSYLIIGLAIGSAFFPMWLKNAWTRCSPITQNTIAISGIVLCLSIWIHKLWT
- the murQ gene encoding N-acetylmuramic acid 6-phosphate etherase, producing the protein MIKTTEQQNLNSLDIDLKSTSEIIRIFHEEDRKAIEAVEAESEAIAHAIELCVAAFRTGGRLFYVGAGTSGRLGVLDASECPPTFSTPPEMVQGIIAGGDIALRRSVEGEEDKPESGARTVRERHLTSQDVLVGIASSGQTPYVIGALREAHTIGATTIFLCCVPPPEESKDWVTHFITPIVGPEIIAGSTRLKAGTATKLILNMLTTVSMIKLGKIYNNLMVDVHASNTKLVARSIRIVQAVTGVDAAVAEEALARADGRAKLAIVMLAKGLNPTDANTLLEKREGFLRQILD
- a CDS encoding ATPase, with product MYIIGIDGGGTKTIGILATGTGQRLAQAEAGPANYHVVGEAKTQAVLEDLIAELYKKAGVPSGSAVRCCLGMAGLGRAADREVIGRICDELGIYQNRILTHDAHIALVGGTGKQEGVIVISGTGAIVYGINTDGREARASGWGYLLGDEGSGYDVAIKGLQSVARAADGRDVQTDLTDQILNRIELNEPSELIRWVHAASRDTIAQLAEAVFDTARTADAVAERIVDKAADELVCAAVSVIEQLEFTEPFDIVLSGGNLIHQTMFADKLRHRFARIQPQASVQLPKHEPAYGAVLLAQASL
- a CDS encoding selenium-binding protein produces the protein MAIEAPAEELAYVAAPRDDGKPDAMCVVDLNEASDTYGQIINRLELGVRDEIHHFGWNACSAALCPYAPHPYVERRYLVVPALRGSHIYILDIKDDPKSPELVKTLTADEVENRSGYTRPHTVHCGPEGIYVSALASAGSEEGPGGVFLMDHYNFNILGQWEVERGSQSLSYDFWWHLGYDIAVTSEWGTPAMIENGVSLEDLGERKFGHKIHIWDIRHRKNIQTLDLGDDYQMILELRPAHDPTKAYGFVNAVLNMNDLSSSIWTWYKDGDDWGIQKIIDIPAQVPDNPDALPPALKDIGMIPALVTDHILSLDDRFLYVSCWGTGEMLQYDVSDPFNPKHTGTLEIGGITKSHPHPAAGPVGGGPQMVELSRDGKRLYFTNSLYVAWDNQFYPDSAKGWMVKADVNVEDGGLELDPDFFVGFGDSRAHQIRLQGGDSSSDTFCYP